One Natronomonas moolapensis 8.8.11 genomic region harbors:
- a CDS encoding NAD(P)/FAD-dependent oxidoreductase produces MPSTAKDVAVLGGSVSGLAAADALDEVDSVGEVRVFERQQYDDRRVDCGEAINDATLVPLEKTPENGFVNDVEGFQLRVYGGTDRHPRSAPIGVSRLGCEPGYICERDTVERRWAETLSERGVVFETGRSVTPGMYRDLVDEYDYVVDATGQPALTQKVRDTVPSYTGDMVALNATVEGDFGRYVDRPRIFFEGYVGYAWSFPKSERRANVGIGWAGDRRPDDYMQALAAAAERNGFPVPDRGDVNIYTIPRGPSLDPRATYVPADGVFLVGDAAGIANRYQGEGICQGIRSSYLLADALADGRPEAYPDRLYESMKAEYRLAHLMRGAWVEHEDPELLAAVAEALDGLSIDDITRRPRRVIRRVLNSPRVAARLVADGGMLGRLVDAYTDSWEYDTGTSA; encoded by the coding sequence ATGCCATCAACTGCGAAAGATGTCGCCGTTCTCGGCGGGTCCGTCTCGGGGCTGGCGGCGGCGGACGCACTCGACGAGGTGGACTCCGTCGGGGAGGTCCGCGTCTTCGAGCGCCAGCAGTACGACGACAGGCGGGTCGATTGCGGGGAAGCGATCAACGACGCGACTCTCGTCCCGCTGGAGAAGACACCCGAGAACGGGTTCGTGAACGACGTCGAGGGGTTTCAACTCCGCGTGTACGGCGGGACCGATCGACACCCGCGCTCGGCCCCGATCGGCGTCTCCAGGCTCGGATGTGAGCCGGGGTACATCTGCGAACGCGACACGGTCGAGCGGCGCTGGGCCGAGACCCTCTCGGAGCGGGGCGTCGTCTTCGAGACCGGACGGTCGGTTACCCCTGGAATGTATCGCGATCTCGTCGACGAGTACGACTACGTGGTCGACGCGACCGGACAGCCAGCGTTAACGCAGAAGGTCCGCGACACGGTCCCGTCGTACACCGGAGACATGGTTGCGTTGAACGCCACCGTCGAGGGCGACTTCGGGAGATACGTCGACCGCCCGCGCATCTTCTTCGAGGGGTACGTCGGCTACGCGTGGTCGTTCCCCAAGTCCGAACGGCGCGCAAACGTCGGAATTGGATGGGCGGGCGATCGCCGGCCCGACGACTACATGCAGGCGCTGGCGGCGGCCGCCGAACGGAACGGGTTCCCGGTCCCCGATCGCGGGGACGTCAACATCTACACGATCCCGCGGGGTCCGAGCCTCGATCCGCGGGCGACGTACGTCCCGGCGGACGGCGTCTTCTTGGTCGGCGACGCGGCCGGAATCGCGAACCGATATCAGGGCGAAGGGATCTGTCAGGGTATCCGGTCGTCGTACCTCCTCGCGGACGCCCTCGCCGACGGTCGTCCCGAAGCCTACCCCGATCGGCTGTACGAGTCGATGAAAGCCGAGTACCGACTCGCACACCTGATGCGGGGCGCATGGGTCGAACACGAGGACCCGGAACTGCTTGCGGCCGTCGCCGAGGCGCTGGACGGGTTGAGTATCGACGACATCACCCGACGCCCTCGTCGGGTGATCCGACGGGTGTTGAACTCCCCCCGGGTCGCTGCCCGACTCGTCGCCGACGGCGGGATGCTCGGGCGCCTTGTCGACGCGTACACCGATTCGTGGGAGTACGACACCGGGACGTCGGCCTAA
- a CDS encoding coiled-coil domain-containing protein has translation MSGNEPGGGREGERGAPSETPSEERGDPRGEGGLDGLPLEAAVSAVVEDPTDSDAVRETLAVVAEDGVVRRSAAAVGRASKAAAAAEKRTELAATKLADVRTMAAPVSELDIVAARLEGFDARLDRMREQVATLDERVERIVEHRADANLYALGLEIQQTVATAEELGRAADGFQFDLDDLGAWLDDPGRRGEELVADAAALAASLDELEGTVDALAADGTGTDEPAVEWARASIRHRVTGPLLSDLRAELRTLRAWADREDAERPPDIEPRLEGLASRHDAVGDRLAALADPAWQDRFGDRLRALERAVETIEPPVAWGELEALMERHRPDTE, from the coding sequence ATGAGCGGAAACGAACCCGGTGGTGGTCGCGAGGGCGAGCGAGGGGCGCCCTCGGAGACGCCGAGCGAGGAGCGCGGCGACCCCCGAGGTGAGGGAGGTCTCGACGGGCTGCCCCTGGAGGCGGCGGTCAGCGCCGTCGTCGAGGATCCGACGGATTCGGACGCTGTACGCGAGACGCTCGCTGTCGTCGCCGAGGACGGCGTCGTCAGACGATCGGCCGCCGCCGTCGGGCGCGCCTCGAAAGCGGCGGCGGCGGCGGAGAAGCGCACGGAGCTGGCCGCCACGAAACTGGCTGACGTCCGCACCATGGCCGCCCCCGTCTCGGAGTTGGACATCGTCGCGGCGCGGCTCGAGGGCTTCGACGCTCGGCTCGATCGTATGCGGGAACAGGTGGCCACCCTCGACGAGCGCGTAGAGCGAATCGTCGAGCACAGGGCGGATGCCAACCTCTACGCGCTCGGCCTGGAGATACAGCAGACCGTGGCCACGGCCGAGGAACTCGGGCGCGCTGCCGACGGGTTCCAGTTCGACCTCGACGACCTCGGCGCGTGGCTCGACGACCCGGGCCGCCGGGGCGAGGAACTCGTCGCCGACGCCGCCGCGCTCGCGGCGTCGCTGGACGAGCTCGAGGGGACCGTCGACGCGCTCGCGGCCGACGGGACGGGCACAGACGAGCCGGCGGTCGAGTGGGCGAGGGCGTCGATCCGACACCGCGTCACCGGTCCGTTGCTGTCGGACCTGCGGGCGGAACTGAGGACGCTGCGGGCGTGGGCCGACCGCGAGGACGCCGAGCGGCCGCCGGACATCGAGCCGCGGCTCGAGGGGCTGGCATCGCGTCACGACGCCGTCGGGGACCGACTCGCAGCCCTCGCCGACCCCGCCTGGCAGGACCGGTTCGGCGACCGCCTGCGGGCGCTCGAGCGGGCAGTCGAGACGATAGAGCCGCCGGTTGCCTGGGGGGAACTCGAGGCTCTGATGGAGCGGCATCGACCAGATACCGAATGA
- a CDS encoding RNA-guided endonuclease InsQ/TnpB family protein, which produces MSTTATKTLQATFAPPTAHKQEKLNDLLDTYRDGLQEAFDAGASTMSSVSDIVTPYDLPYQAKAALCNYVPKLRKTYNAQELDDEHPVRLTNQAATFDHSEERDYEFTWWVPRPGRGTNFWIPLRINPEQEGLWHDLVSEDAKAGEIRLQQHRTNWVLHVTVEYPVEEPATDGDITHIGLDIGETALITGCALKDGSPTDPLVRSGSRAKHLRKEMYTTLKRLQERDASEWRTDERFAHYQNALTDIVEKASREAIEYAQQFENPVLVMEDLTYIRERLDYGKYMNRRLHSWAFARLQGRIEDKATEAGIPVEYVNPAYTSQTCHSCHRIGRRDSQAEFRCPHDDCHVSTFQADINASANIARRVDPWGESVPLDKAGRDDSPRDGSRSDTATTHRETSAPAQMTLTAYEESKPSTSDD; this is translated from the coding sequence GTGTCTACGACCGCCACGAAGACGTTGCAGGCGACGTTCGCGCCACCTACCGCGCACAAACAGGAGAAACTGAACGACCTACTCGACACGTACCGTGACGGCCTGCAAGAAGCGTTCGACGCCGGGGCGAGTACCATGTCGTCGGTGAGCGACATCGTGACGCCCTACGACCTGCCGTATCAGGCCAAAGCCGCACTCTGCAACTACGTCCCGAAACTCCGCAAGACGTACAACGCGCAGGAGTTGGACGACGAACACCCGGTTCGGCTCACCAACCAAGCCGCGACGTTCGACCACTCGGAGGAGCGCGACTACGAGTTCACATGGTGGGTCCCCCGACCGGGGCGCGGGACGAACTTCTGGATACCGCTCCGCATCAACCCCGAACAGGAGGGGCTCTGGCACGACCTCGTATCGGAGGACGCGAAAGCGGGCGAGATACGGCTTCAACAGCACCGAACGAACTGGGTACTGCACGTCACCGTCGAGTACCCGGTCGAAGAACCAGCGACGGACGGTGACATCACGCACATCGGCTTAGACATCGGAGAGACCGCCCTCATCACGGGCTGTGCCCTCAAGGACGGTTCTCCGACTGACCCGCTTGTGCGTAGCGGAAGCAGAGCGAAGCATCTCCGCAAAGAGATGTACACGACCCTGAAACGACTCCAAGAGCGTGACGCATCCGAGTGGCGTACCGACGAACGGTTTGCCCACTACCAGAACGCGCTCACCGACATCGTGGAGAAAGCGTCTCGGGAAGCCATCGAGTACGCCCAACAGTTCGAGAATCCGGTGTTGGTGATGGAGGACTTGACGTACATCCGTGAGCGTCTCGACTACGGGAAGTACATGAACCGTCGGCTTCACTCGTGGGCGTTTGCTCGACTGCAAGGGCGCATCGAGGACAAGGCGACGGAAGCAGGTATCCCGGTCGAGTACGTGAATCCGGCGTACACTTCGCAGACGTGCCACTCGTGCCACCGCATCGGTCGGCGGGACTCCCAAGCCGAGTTCCGGTGTCCGCACGACGACTGCCACGTTTCGACGTTTCAGGCCGACATCAACGCTTCCGCGAATATCGCACGACGGGTTGACCCGTGGGGAGAGAGCGTCCCGCTTGACAAGGCCGGACGCGATGACTCGCCTCGGGATGGGAGCCGTAGTGACACGGCCACGACTCACCGTGAGACGAGCG
- the tnpA gene encoding IS200/IS605 family transposase encodes MKYNLETGSHTVYALQYHFVTVTKYRADILTDEIAERIGEIASDITEDFGVSIQNVNGGSDHVHILFTAKPTTNLTKFINSLKGVTSRKIRDENPEVRQAVDSAFWQPGYFLATTGQVSIDVLMEYVEE; translated from the coding sequence ATGAAGTATAACCTCGAAACCGGGTCGCACACAGTCTACGCGCTCCAATATCACTTTGTAACCGTCACAAAGTACCGCGCGGACATCCTCACCGACGAGATAGCCGAACGCATCGGTGAAATTGCCAGCGACATCACCGAGGATTTCGGCGTGAGCATCCAGAACGTCAACGGCGGTTCCGACCACGTTCACATCCTGTTCACGGCGAAGCCTACGACCAACCTCACCAAGTTCATCAACTCCCTCAAGGGCGTCACGTCCCGCAAAATCCGTGACGAGAACCCCGAGGTTCGGCAGGCGGTCGACAGCGCGTTCTGGCAACCGGGGTACTTCCTCGCCACCACCGGACAGGTGAGCATCGACGTGCTGATGGAGTACGTGGAGGAGTAG